TCGAACCGGATGCGATCTTCGTCCGTGACGGCGACGTCTTCACCTCGGCGGGAGTGTCGTCGGGCATCGACTTGGCGCTGGCCCTGGTCGAGCAGGATCACGGTACCGAACTGGCCCGTCAAGTCGCCCGCACTCTGGTGGTGTACCTCAAACGGGCCGGCGGGCAATCACAGTTCTCGGTCCTGGTGGAAAGCGATCCCCCACCGGGGTCGGCGCTACGAGGTGTTCTCGATTCGATCGCGGCTGATCCCGGTGCCGAACACAGCGTGAAAGCCCTTGCCGCGCAGGCGTCGGTGAGTACGCGTCAGCTCACTCGAATGTTTCACGCGGAACTGGGAATCACCCCGGCCCGCTACGTCGAAACGATCCGGATCGACATCGCCCGAGGAGCGCTCGACGCAGGTCACAGCGTCACAGACACGGCGCGCCTGGCCGGCTTCGGCAGCACCGAGACGCTGCGGCGGGTTTTCGCCAATCACCTCGGCATCTCACCGAAGGCTTACCGAGACCGATTCCGCACCACCGGATCCCGGCGACCAACCGGGCCCGGCGCTGCGCACGCCGTCGGGTGAAAGCGGCTAAGCCCGAATCGCCGCGACCGTGTCGGCCAGTGTTTCCCGCGGATCGCGGAACACCACGCCGAGGTCGCGTTCGGCCGGCGAATCATCGGACACCGGCATCTGGGTGTAGTACTGCATGCCCGCCGCGGTGAGCGGCGTGGTGATCGGTAGCACCCGTTCGGCCTGATCCATCAGACGCCCGACCCAGCGCAACGCGACATCGGGCAGCGGCGCGGCAAGCATGGCCGAGCCGGACACCGTCGCGAAAAGGCTCGCCAGCTGCCGCGCGGGCACCCGGTGGCCACCGGCCATGTAGCGGCGCGGGCCGTGTCCGGGCTCCAGCAGTGCGACGTGCAATGCCGCCAGGTCGCGCACGTCGACGATCAGCCATGCCGCGCTGCGGCCAGGGATCACCCGCATCCGCAGCGCGGCCCGTACGCCCTCGCCGGCCTCACCGAACCGGTCGCCGACCGGCGGACCGAGCACCATGCCCGGATAGGTGATGCTCACCGGGGAGCCGGCATCCTGCAGGCCGCGCACATAGCGCTCCTCGCGAGCCTTGGACCGGCCGTACCCGTCGGAACCGCCCGCCACCGGTAGGTCGGCACGCAGGGTATGCAGGCCGGCCCGGAACAGCGCGGTGAAGCTCGAGACGTGGATGATCGGGTCCAGGCCCAGTTCGACCGCACTGCCGAGCACGTTATGGGCGCCTTCGGAATTGGTCGCCATCATCCGCGCGTTCTGGCGCGGATCGGTGGCGACCAGTGCGGCAGCATGCACGACGGCATCGCAGCCCTTCAGCGCGCGCCGCACCGACTCGGCGTCGGTGATGTCGCCGACGACGTGGTCCGATACGTCGACACCGAGCCGTTCGACGCTGGTGTGCAAACCGTCGGGCTTGCGCACCAGGAAGCGCACCCGGTGCCCAGCGTCACTGATCGCCTTCGCGGTCCAGCCGCCGACGAATCCGGTTCCTCCGGTGATCAGCACCCGCATCGCAGCCATCCACCGATTCTGCTACGGCTCGGGCCCCGCCCGGGGCGGGTCAGGTCCGCCGGGGCAACTGACCGGCGACCAGCGGCACGATCTTGTCCGCCATGTAGGCGTGCCCGGCGTCGGTGGGATGCACACCGTCGGGACCGATCAGCTCCGGCCGGCCGACGAACCAGCGCTCGGCCAGCGGATCAACGAACTCCGCCCCGACGACCCGCGCCTCGCCGCTGAGGATGTCGCGGATGCGCCACACGTTGCCGGGCACGTCGGCGGTGGGCCACGGCGGCCCGATCACCAGCATCCGGGCCGACGGGGTGGTCCGCCGGGCCAGGCCCAGGGTGTCGGCAATCAACCGGGTCAGCTCGCCCGGCTCGACATCCTGGTCGTTGCGGGAGCCGAAGAACACCACCAGCGCATCGTCGGGCTGCACGGCTCGGGCGGTGAGATCCCCGAAAAGTCCGCCGCGGTTGCCGCGCACGGCATAACCGGCGCCGCCTTCGGCCGCCACGTCGGCGCTGACGTAGATCCCACGCCCGGCCAGGGCCTGCCAGGCCCGCGCGGTCCAGTTCGCCGCGCCGCGACCGGTGCCTTCAAACCCCGCGGTGTAGGAGTCTCCGATCACCGCGACTCGGTTCGGCGAAGCACTCAGTGGCACGGTCTCGTAATGGCGGGCCGAAACGTGGTCACGGGCCAGGTAGCCGGTTCCCCCCACGACGGCGACGACGACCGCCACCAGCGAGACCGTAAACGTCATCACCCGGCTCACAGCCCACCTCCCCGATCGGCAACGCGCACCCCGCTACTGTCGGCGCCTCAGGGCACACTGACCGGAACCGCCGCGGTGCGCTCATCGAGGATCTCATCGACCGATTCGACGGCCAACGGGTGCTCCAAGGGCGTCACCCGCGCCGTCTCGGCCCGAGCACCGACCATCCTGCGCATCCAACGCCGACCCGGCTCCTCGACGCCGTGGAATAGCAGCACCGACATCAACGTCGCCGCCGCCAACAGTCCGCACACCAGCCACTTGGCCGCGGTCGCCCCTTCGTCCAACACGATCTCGAATTGTATTGCCGCCCAGTTCCACGCCGTATGGACCAGCTCGTGAACCATGTACAGGCAGAACGAGATCTGTCCTCCGTAAACCATCAGCCGAGTCGACAACAGCACGGGCAGGCTGCCGGTTCCCAGCGCCAGGGCCATCACCAACGGCACGAACAGCACGTCGACCAGTCCGCCACTGTCGTAGAGCCCGGAGATCGGATGCGCATCGAAGTAGTACAGGATGCCGACGGTCGCGGCGATGAGCAGTGCGGAGCAGTATCCGGCGGCGCGGCGGCCGCGCTCGCTCAGTCCATGCGGCGGTCCGAGCTTCGCCTCTCCTCCGTCGAGCCTCGCCGAACCGCCGGCCTGCAGCTTGCGCACCGAAGCGCAGGCCAGCGCACCGGCGGTGAACTGCATGACGATGCGCGGCAACCAACTCCACGGGGTGTAGAACTGGCCGGTGGCCAGCAACAACAGCAGCGGCGGCAGGGATGCGACGATCGCCAGGACGGCCAGCCCCCGCGCCGATGTCGCACGCATCATCCGGTACACCACCAGGATCAACCCGCCGAACAGCAGGTAGGCCAGCCATTCGGCGCTGATCGACCAGGCCGGCCCGTCCCAGCTCGACCCGTCGAAGAACGGCTCGAACCACAACTGCACCAGCAGGACCTGGCGCACATAGCTGGTCGCGGTCAGCCGGCTGAGGTCTTCGGTCGGCACGTGGCCGACGTGCAGGGTGAAGATCACCCACAGCAGCGCCAGGTGCAGGGTGACCAGGTAGATCGGCCAGACCCGGGCCAGCCGCAACCACAGGAAATGAAGGGTGGCCCGCGGCGAGAACGACTCCCCCATCCGTTCCAGATAGTTCCAGGTCAGCACGAATCCACTGAGGATGAAGAACAGGTCGACGCCCTGGGCTCCACGGTCGAGTACCGGGGCGAGCGCGTCGCTGAATGCCGGCGACGCCAGTCGCAGCAGCGGCCGGAAATGGAAGAGCACCACCCACACCGCAGCGATGATGCGAAGCCCGGTGAGGGCTTTGATCTCTCCGCTGCGCACAACACTCTTTCGCCGGTGGGCCCTGCTGTCTCGGTCGCCTTGGGTGCGGACCCGCCGGGACAAACCCGCGATCGGCAGCCGCAACCGGTGGCCGGCAGCCATCGCAGACTAGCAGCGGGACCGTCCGCGGTGAAGTTGCCGACCGGGTGTGCCTGCAGGGTAATTGCCGACCGTTGTGAATACTGAAGCGATGCCAGACGCCTATCAGGTAGGTCGTGGGATAGCCGACATCACCGGCGAGCCGGCGGAGTGCGGAATGCTCGGCTACGGAGTGGCGTCCCAACAGACGTCCGGCCTGCACAACCGGCTCCGCGCCCGGGCCTTCGTGATCGTCCACCCGGGCCCGTCCGGCCCCGACACACGGCTTTTGCTGGTGGTCTGCGAGCTGCCGCTACTGTTGGAAAGCGTGCACCGGGAGGTGCTCGGGCGCCTCGCCACGGCCTACGGCGAGCTCTACAGCTTCCACAACGTGATGCTGACCGCGACGCACACCCACTGCGGACCGGGCGGTTACTCCGATCATTGGCTCTACAACTCCAACACCGGCGGGTTCCGGCCGCAGACGTTCGCCGCGATCGTCGACGGCATCTGCGAGGCGGTGGAACGCGCGCATGCCGATCTCGCGCCCGCCGGCTTGAGCTTGGCCGTCGGTCGGCTGCACGACGCGAGCAGCAATCGCTCACCGTCGGCGTTCGCCCGCAACCCGGCGGCCGACCGCGCCCAGTTCCCCGACGCCATCGACCCGCAGACCACGCTGCTGCGCATCGAACGCAGCGGGCGGCTGGTCGGCGCGGTGAACTGGTTCGCCACCCACGGCACGTCCATGACCAACCGCAACACCTTGATCAGTGGCGACAACAAGGGCTACGCCGCCTACCAGTTGGAGCGCCTCGACCGCGGCGTCGACTACCTGGCCTCCGAACCACCGGAATTCATCGCGGCCTTCGCCCAGACCAACGCCGGGGACATGTCGCCCAACCTCAACCACCGCCCCGGCAGCGGACCCACCGAAGACGAGTTCGAGAACACCCGGATCATCGGGGCCCGGCAGGCGGCCGTGGCGACCGACCTGACGACCGGGCACGGTACCGAGGTCACCGGTGGTCTCGACGCGCTGGCCACCTACGTCGACCTGTCGAATTTCGAGGTCCGGCCCGAATTCACCGGCGACGGCCGCGCCCATCGCACCGGCCCCGCGCTGGCCGGCGCGGCGGCGCTGGCCGGCACCGACGAGGGTCCCGGCCCACTTCATCCGCTGGTCAGGCAGGGCCGGAACCGCATCGTCGATGCGCTGGTCACCAACACCGTCTACCGGCTGGCTCCGCGGCTGCGTGACGCGCACGCGCCCAAAGGGGCGGTGGGGCCGGGCAGCCGGCTGAACAAGGCCCTGACCCTGATGTCCAACGGCGGCCCGCTCCAGCTGCTGCGCATAGGCCAGCTGTATCTGATCGGCATCCCGGCCGAAGTGACCATCGTGGCCGGGCTGCGCCTGCGTCGCACCGTGGCCGCGATCGTGGGCGCCGAGCTGCGCGATGTGCTGGTGGCCGGCTACAGCAACGGCTACCTGCACTATGTGACCACTCCGGAGGAGTACCAGGAGCAGCGCTACGAGGGCGGCAGCACGATGTTTGGCCGCTGGGAGCTGGCGGCGCTGCAGCAGGTGGTGGCCGGGTTGGCCACCGCGATGCGCGACCAGCGGCCGGCACCGCCCGGCCGGGCCCCCGCCGAGCCGCCCCGCAGCCGGCGGTCACGCCGCCGGGTCCACCCGGACGAACCGGCCGCCGGTCACCGATTCGGGGACGTCCTGCAACCGCCACGGCCCCGCTACCGGCCGGGGGCCACGGTGACGGCGGTGTTCGCCGGCGCCTATCCGAACAACGACCTGCGCCGCGGCGGCACCTACCTGCGGGTTGAGCGCGAAACCGGCGAAGGATGGAGCACCGTCGCCGACGACGGCGACTGGTCGACGACGTTCCGCTGGGCTCGTACCGGCCGCCGTGGGTCGACCATCACCGTGACCTGGACGGTGCCCGAGAACGCCCCCGCAGGGCGCTACCGACTGCGCTACCACGGCGACGCCCGGGGGCGCGAGGGACGGATCACCGCGTTCAGCGGGCAGACGGAACCGTTCGATATCTCACCAAAGCGTTAATCGGCCGCCCAAGGTGCCTTAACTTCACCG
This is a stretch of genomic DNA from Mycolicibacter terrae. It encodes these proteins:
- a CDS encoding acyltransferase family protein, giving the protein MRSGEIKALTGLRIIAAVWVVLFHFRPLLRLASPAFSDALAPVLDRGAQGVDLFFILSGFVLTWNYLERMGESFSPRATLHFLWLRLARVWPIYLVTLHLALLWVIFTLHVGHVPTEDLSRLTATSYVRQVLLVQLWFEPFFDGSSWDGPAWSISAEWLAYLLFGGLILVVYRMMRATSARGLAVLAIVASLPPLLLLLATGQFYTPWSWLPRIVMQFTAGALACASVRKLQAGGSARLDGGEAKLGPPHGLSERGRRAAGYCSALLIAATVGILYYFDAHPISGLYDSGGLVDVLFVPLVMALALGTGSLPVLLSTRLMVYGGQISFCLYMVHELVHTAWNWAAIQFEIVLDEGATAAKWLVCGLLAAATLMSVLLFHGVEEPGRRWMRRMVGARAETARVTPLEHPLAVESVDEILDERTAAVPVSVP
- a CDS encoding Rv0518 family GDSL lipase, whose product is MSRVMTFTVSLVAVVVAVVGGTGYLARDHVSARHYETVPLSASPNRVAVIGDSYTAGFEGTGRGAANWTARAWQALAGRGIYVSADVAAEGGAGYAVRGNRGGLFGDLTARAVQPDDALVVFFGSRNDQDVEPGELTRLIADTLGLARRTTPSARMLVIGPPWPTADVPGNVWRIRDILSGEARVVGAEFVDPLAERWFVGRPELIGPDGVHPTDAGHAYMADKIVPLVAGQLPRRT
- a CDS encoding NAD-dependent epimerase/dehydratase family protein: MRVLITGGTGFVGGWTAKAISDAGHRVRFLVRKPDGLHTSVERLGVDVSDHVVGDITDAESVRRALKGCDAVVHAAALVATDPRQNARMMATNSEGAHNVLGSAVELGLDPIIHVSSFTALFRAGLHTLRADLPVAGGSDGYGRSKAREERYVRGLQDAGSPVSITYPGMVLGPPVGDRFGEAGEGVRAALRMRVIPGRSAAWLIVDVRDLAALHVALLEPGHGPRRYMAGGHRVPARQLASLFATVSGSAMLAAPLPDVALRWVGRLMDQAERVLPITTPLTAAGMQYYTQMPVSDDSPAERDLGVVFRDPRETLADTVAAIRA
- a CDS encoding GlxA family transcriptional regulator yields the protein MSRTVVLVVFDGVKLLDVAGPAEVFAEANRFGAEYQLRVASVDGQAVRTSIGIPFSVNDRISALASVDTVMVAGGDELVGRPIDPALVDALKWAATRTRRLASVCTGAFILARAGLLSGRRATTHWRHTGRLARAFPDIDVEPDAIFVRDGDVFTSAGVSSGIDLALALVEQDHGTELARQVARTLVVYLKRAGGQSQFSVLVESDPPPGSALRGVLDSIAADPGAEHSVKALAAQASVSTRQLTRMFHAELGITPARYVETIRIDIARGALDAGHSVTDTARLAGFGSTETLRRVFANHLGISPKAYRDRFRTTGSRRPTGPGAAHAVG
- a CDS encoding neutral/alkaline ceramidase, coding for MPDAYQVGRGIADITGEPAECGMLGYGVASQQTSGLHNRLRARAFVIVHPGPSGPDTRLLLVVCELPLLLESVHREVLGRLATAYGELYSFHNVMLTATHTHCGPGGYSDHWLYNSNTGGFRPQTFAAIVDGICEAVERAHADLAPAGLSLAVGRLHDASSNRSPSAFARNPAADRAQFPDAIDPQTTLLRIERSGRLVGAVNWFATHGTSMTNRNTLISGDNKGYAAYQLERLDRGVDYLASEPPEFIAAFAQTNAGDMSPNLNHRPGSGPTEDEFENTRIIGARQAAVATDLTTGHGTEVTGGLDALATYVDLSNFEVRPEFTGDGRAHRTGPALAGAAALAGTDEGPGPLHPLVRQGRNRIVDALVTNTVYRLAPRLRDAHAPKGAVGPGSRLNKALTLMSNGGPLQLLRIGQLYLIGIPAEVTIVAGLRLRRTVAAIVGAELRDVLVAGYSNGYLHYVTTPEEYQEQRYEGGSTMFGRWELAALQQVVAGLATAMRDQRPAPPGRAPAEPPRSRRSRRRVHPDEPAAGHRFGDVLQPPRPRYRPGATVTAVFAGAYPNNDLRRGGTYLRVERETGEGWSTVADDGDWSTTFRWARTGRRGSTITVTWTVPENAPAGRYRLRYHGDARGREGRITAFSGQTEPFDISPKR